One genomic window of Deinococcus ruber includes the following:
- a CDS encoding SDR family NAD(P)-dependent oxidoreductase: protein MTQTPQTQNILDSFKLDGKTAVVTGAAQGIGFEIARGLAEAGATVVIADMNPAVGEAAAASIGGSFETLNVTDSAAVRALAQKLGAVDILVNNAGIVRNGPAEDTSDEDWKAVLGVNLDGVFWCCREFGKLMLEAGRGSIVSTASMSGLISNHPQAQASYNASKAAVIHLTRSLAGEWAGRGVRVNAIAPGYTATPLTKMGMSNEDWSRVWLSETPMGRVAEPREMAAAVLYLASDASSFVTGHTLVVDGGYTAW, encoded by the coding sequence ATGACCCAGACACCGCAAACGCAGAATATTCTCGACTCCTTCAAGCTGGACGGCAAAACAGCCGTGGTCACTGGCGCGGCTCAGGGCATCGGCTTCGAGATCGCACGGGGGCTGGCAGAAGCGGGCGCAACCGTCGTGATTGCCGACATGAACCCGGCAGTGGGCGAGGCGGCGGCAGCCAGCATCGGTGGCAGCTTCGAGACGCTGAACGTGACCGATTCGGCGGCAGTTCGCGCCCTCGCCCAGAAACTCGGCGCCGTCGATATCCTGGTCAATAACGCGGGCATCGTTCGCAACGGCCCCGCCGAAGACACCTCGGATGAAGACTGGAAAGCCGTCCTGGGCGTGAATCTCGACGGCGTGTTCTGGTGCTGCCGCGAGTTCGGCAAACTCATGCTGGAGGCGGGCCGGGGCAGCATCGTCAGCACCGCCAGCATGAGCGGCCTGATTTCCAACCACCCGCAGGCGCAGGCGTCGTACAACGCCAGCAAAGCGGCGGTCATCCACCTGACGCGCAGTCTGGCGGGCGAGTGGGCCGGGCGCGGCGTGCGCGTGAACGCGATTGCGCCCGGTTACACCGCCACCCCGCTCACCAAGATGGGCATGTCGAACGAGGACTGGAGCCGCGTGTGGCTGAGCGAAACCCCGATGGGCCGCGTGGCCGAGCCGCGTGAAATGGCGGCGGCGGTGCTGTATCTGGCCTCCGATGCGTCGAGCTTCGTGACCGGGCATACCCTGGTGGTGGACGGCGGCTACACCGCGTGGTGA
- a CDS encoding NAD(P)-dependent alcohol dehydrogenase, which produces MTQVKTSKTSLLNGIRDLSWEDRSVPAPGPFEVRVQVQRIGVCGSDVHYYTHGRIGGFVVEAPLVLGHEVSGTVEAVGEGVTRLKVGDRVALEPGIPCRKCAYCKTGHYNLCPSMHFMATPPVDGALSEWVIWPEDFTFAIPDSMSLDSAALLEPLAVGVWAARRGGVKMGDSVAVIGAGPIGCTTLQAAKAAGATTIIAVDLEDFRLDLARQLGATHTINARTEDPVQRIREITSGLTGLPISHGGVDVAFETAGSVPTCRMSLEAPRPGGVTVLVGLPPVPEVALDIVSAASRETDIRGIFRYANCYPAAIGLVASGAVNLDILVTQRFDFGNTPEAFVFADTERARSMKVMIDVSK; this is translated from the coding sequence ATGACACAGGTAAAGACATCGAAAACCAGCCTTCTGAACGGCATCCGTGATCTGAGCTGGGAAGACCGCAGCGTTCCGGCCCCCGGTCCGTTTGAGGTGCGCGTGCAGGTGCAGCGCATCGGCGTGTGCGGCTCGGACGTGCACTATTACACCCACGGGCGCATCGGCGGGTTTGTGGTCGAGGCTCCGCTGGTGCTGGGCCACGAGGTCAGCGGCACCGTCGAGGCGGTGGGCGAAGGGGTCACGCGCCTGAAGGTGGGCGACCGAGTGGCGCTGGAACCGGGCATTCCCTGCCGCAAATGTGCGTACTGCAAGACCGGACATTACAACCTGTGCCCGTCCATGCACTTCATGGCGACGCCGCCTGTCGACGGGGCGCTGTCCGAGTGGGTGATCTGGCCCGAAGACTTCACCTTTGCCATTCCGGATAGCATGAGCCTCGATTCGGCGGCGCTGCTGGAACCGCTGGCGGTGGGCGTGTGGGCGGCCCGGCGCGGCGGCGTCAAGATGGGCGACAGCGTGGCGGTCATCGGGGCTGGCCCGATTGGCTGCACCACGCTTCAGGCGGCGAAAGCGGCAGGCGCGACGACCATCATCGCGGTCGATCTGGAAGACTTCCGGCTCGATCTGGCCCGTCAACTCGGAGCCACCCACACCATCAATGCCCGCACCGAAGACCCGGTGCAGCGCATCCGCGAGATCACCTCGGGCCTTACCGGGCTACCGATTTCGCACGGCGGCGTTGATGTGGCCTTCGAGACGGCGGGCAGCGTGCCGACCTGCCGCATGAGTCTGGAAGCCCCGCGTCCCGGCGGTGTGACGGTGCTGGTGGGTCTGCCGCCCGTGCCGGAAGTGGCGCTCGATATCGTGAGCGCGGCCAGCCGTGAAACCGATATCCGGGGCATCTTCCGGTATGCCAACTGCTACCCCGCCGCGATTGGACTGGTGGCGTCGGGCGCGGTGAATCTGGATATTCTGGTCACTCAGCGCTTTGATTTCGGCAACACGCCGGAAGCCTTCGTCTTTGCCGATACCGAACGTGCCAGGAGCATGAAAGTTATGATCGATGTCAGCAAGTAA
- a CDS encoding FGGY-family carbohydrate kinase, which yields MSASKSGSGLLLGIDVGTASSKGVLVTLAGEVLRSHVLPHGLSNPQPGHYEQDAEQVWWHDVQAICRELLSGEYSGDDVVSVALSAIGPCLLPLDAAGTPLRPGILYGLDARAGEQIAALETEIGAVQIMEFSGMALSSQAVGPKIRWLREQEPDIWAQTHTLTSASSYLTYRLTGRHVLNRHEASHFMPLYDPGTGEWDARYEQHVGPVSLLPALGWSDELAGHVTEAASALTGLRAGTPVAVGAVDALSEALSVGVTRPGDLMIMYGSTTFFILVQDAPTPSETLWTVGGAYAGQFNLAAGMSTTGNLTGWFQRELAPGSSYGELFAAASQIPAGADGLLMLPYFSGERTPINDPQARGVVAGLTLAHTRDHLFRAVLEGVGYGVRHNLETFTELGSALRRVVAVGGGAQTDTWLQIVSDISGVVQEVPATTIGASYGDAFLAGLAAGKLHRDDLDTWVKPGRTIRPDPSKAALYDHLFGLYKTLYTQTRALVHELAAGPG from the coding sequence ATGTCAGCAAGTAAGTCTGGCTCTGGGCTGCTGCTGGGCATCGATGTCGGCACGGCCAGCAGCAAGGGCGTGCTGGTCACGCTGGCGGGTGAGGTGCTGCGAAGTCATGTGCTGCCGCACGGCCTGAGCAACCCGCAGCCGGGCCACTACGAGCAGGACGCCGAACAGGTCTGGTGGCACGACGTGCAGGCCATCTGCCGCGAACTGCTGAGCGGCGAATACAGCGGTGACGACGTGGTGAGCGTGGCCCTCAGCGCGATTGGGCCGTGTCTGCTGCCGCTGGACGCCGCTGGAACGCCGCTGCGCCCCGGCATTCTGTACGGGCTGGATGCGCGGGCGGGCGAGCAGATCGCGGCTCTGGAAACCGAGATCGGCGCGGTGCAGATCATGGAATTTTCCGGCATGGCGCTCAGCAGTCAGGCGGTCGGCCCCAAGATTCGCTGGCTGCGCGAACAGGAACCGGACATCTGGGCGCAGACGCACACCCTGACGAGCGCCAGCAGTTACCTGACGTACCGCCTGACCGGGCGGCATGTGCTCAACCGCCACGAGGCCAGCCATTTCATGCCGCTGTACGACCCCGGCACCGGGGAATGGGACGCCCGCTACGAGCAGCATGTCGGCCCGGTTTCGCTGCTGCCCGCGCTGGGCTGGAGCGACGAACTGGCCGGACACGTGACCGAGGCGGCATCGGCCCTGACCGGGCTGCGGGCCGGAACGCCCGTGGCGGTGGGAGCGGTGGACGCGCTCAGCGAGGCGCTCAGCGTGGGCGTGACGCGCCCCGGCGACCTGATGATCATGTACGGCAGCACCACGTTCTTCATTCTGGTGCAGGACGCGCCCACACCCTCAGAGACGCTCTGGACGGTGGGCGGCGCGTATGCGGGCCAGTTCAATCTGGCGGCGGGCATGAGCACCACCGGCAACCTGACCGGCTGGTTCCAGCGCGAACTGGCCCCTGGCAGCAGCTACGGCGAGTTGTTCGCGGCGGCCAGCCAGATTCCGGCGGGCGCAGATGGCCTGCTGATGTTGCCGTATTTCAGCGGCGAGCGCACGCCCATCAACGACCCGCAGGCACGCGGCGTGGTGGCGGGTCTGACGCTGGCGCATACCCGTGACCACCTGTTCAGAGCGGTGCTGGAAGGCGTGGGGTACGGTGTGCGGCACAATCTGGAAACCTTCACGGAACTGGGGTCTGCGCTGCGGCGGGTGGTGGCCGTGGGCGGCGGCGCACAGACCGATACCTGGTTGCAGATCGTCTCCGATATCAGCGGCGTGGTGCAGGAAGTTCCGGCCACCACCATCGGGGCGAGCTACGGCGACGCCTTTTTAGCGGGGCTGGCAGCGGGCAAACTTCACAGAGACGACCTCGACACCTGGGTCAAACCGGGGCGCACCATCCGGCCCGACCCCTCGAAGGCGGCGCTGTACGATCATCTGTTCGGGCTGTACAAGACGCTGTATACCCAGACCAGAGCGCTGGTTCACGAACTGGCTGCCGGGCCGGGCTGA